One window of Pseudomonas urmiensis genomic DNA carries:
- a CDS encoding acyltransferase family protein has product MTLSNLLPLIIFSLFIAFAWATTIKHGSAGSINNNRFAYIDGLRGIAAVVVVVTHFWRTTPSSNGISFLFDGRANYGPIGVQIFFCITGFLFFGQIIAKKGVFSWSTFYRSRVRRILPAYLAFYALGIITVLAYGDITKASTEQIPSLADMLFFGFAGKGEGKMFASVPLDLVFGVIWTLKYEIIFYITLPFITYLVARTGIGAGLSIMFAAVGYELASTGTTFAGYFLTGGIAYILAQKTKPSTATKFLCGLCILSLIYYLITSNYQQYGVKHFIVSSSLFLLITLCKPTILESKPLRYLGEISYSIYLLHAPLLILNRVLFANILNIGTQEPQNYILVTFIGTTLIFGASAIQHKYLELPFITKSKPLSSMEEQIKTSEITIK; this is encoded by the coding sequence ATGACCCTCTCAAACTTACTACCTTTAATAATTTTTTCATTATTTATAGCATTTGCTTGGGCAACAACAATAAAACACGGTAGCGCTGGAAGCATCAATAATAATAGATTCGCCTATATAGATGGACTTAGAGGCATTGCAGCGGTAGTGGTAGTTGTGACTCATTTTTGGAGGACGACACCGTCAAGCAATGGAATATCATTCTTATTCGACGGCCGAGCCAATTATGGCCCAATTGGTGTACAGATCTTTTTTTGCATTACAGGCTTTCTATTCTTTGGTCAGATAATCGCCAAAAAAGGTGTTTTCTCATGGAGTACTTTTTACCGCTCTCGAGTTAGACGCATACTTCCGGCATACCTAGCATTCTATGCGCTAGGAATAATTACCGTGCTCGCCTACGGAGATATAACAAAAGCCTCGACCGAACAAATACCCAGCCTTGCAGACATGCTTTTTTTCGGGTTTGCAGGAAAAGGCGAGGGAAAGATGTTTGCAAGCGTTCCTCTTGATCTCGTATTCGGCGTAATCTGGACGCTTAAATATGAAATTATTTTTTACATCACACTTCCATTCATTACTTACCTAGTAGCAAGAACAGGCATTGGCGCAGGCCTGTCGATTATGTTTGCAGCTGTTGGATATGAACTAGCAAGCACGGGAACCACATTTGCTGGATACTTCCTCACTGGCGGCATTGCCTATATATTGGCCCAAAAAACAAAGCCCTCCACCGCGACAAAATTTCTTTGCGGACTGTGCATCCTTTCGTTGATTTACTACTTAATTACATCCAATTATCAACAATACGGCGTAAAACACTTCATCGTATCATCCTCTCTATTCTTACTCATTACGCTGTGCAAACCCACTATCCTAGAATCCAAGCCACTTAGATATCTTGGTGAGATAAGCTACAGCATATACTTGCTTCACGCACCCTTATTAATTCTCAACAGAGTACTGTTTGCAAACATTCTAAACATAGGCACACAGGAACCCCAAAACTACATCCTAGTAACTTTCATCGGAACAACACTCATCTTTGGGGCATCCGCCATTCAGCACAAATATCTTGAGCTTCCATTCATAACAAAATCCAAGCCACTCTCCAGCATGGAAGAGCAGATTAAAACATCAGAAATCACGATCAAATAA
- a CDS encoding transposase: protein MGGGCLDFSQTRGRGRSRLSDRLILDGLLWMLCSGVEWRDVPHCLAHGHYDQRCCGWRKLEEFDHMLNTCI from the coding sequence TTGGGCGGTGGTTGCTTAGATTTTAGCCAAACCCGTGGTAGAGGGCGGTCCCGATTAAGCGACCGCCTGATACTCGATGGCTTGCTCTGGATGCTCTGCTCGGGTGTTGAATGGCGAGATGTACCACATTGTTTGGCCCATGGGCACTATGATCAACGGTGCTGTGGCTGGCGAAAGCTGGAGGAATTCGATCACATGCTGAACACTTGCATCTGA
- a CDS encoding O-antigen ligase family protein, whose amino-acid sequence MNGIKLERLSSLASNASWSKLMLWMLAVGFFIQLSGKVWLVSGSARNTQVYIWLLLPALLLSLHKLILKRDFRLDLQYLPWALFLGWVALSTLWATAGESSALSLAKRGVFVGLYLLAIHMLLNRHEDLFRRVLLVSLVVVAFGALASLIYQYGVLDKPKAFRAYRIDRMGIGDLVNYGWPVAAGIFNGAVATWVIGVVLERRSDRRSFLFWLMLFFVLAAYVFMTGTRGACFALMGSCILAVLMHRSKRGLWGICLCILLTLGAGIILWDQIIEEVSKRQLSGRGPIWDYYFQVMSGHWLFGHGLGTPFTYLWPDGKMISPHAHSLFLQQVYDSGLVSLFLMVIGLMGLCYRAWTLRDNPWIRLAFPALLFAIIAMLTDVERIYTRPGDYWTVFWLPVAILLAVSNKKPHAH is encoded by the coding sequence ATGAATGGAATCAAGCTAGAGCGGTTGAGCTCGTTAGCTTCAAATGCAAGCTGGTCGAAACTGATGCTTTGGATGTTGGCTGTAGGTTTTTTTATACAGCTCAGTGGTAAAGTCTGGCTGGTATCAGGCAGTGCTCGAAATACTCAAGTCTACATATGGCTATTACTGCCGGCGCTTCTCTTATCTCTCCATAAGCTCATTTTAAAGCGTGATTTTAGGCTTGACTTACAATATCTACCGTGGGCGTTATTTCTTGGTTGGGTGGCCCTGAGTACTTTGTGGGCAACGGCGGGCGAATCCAGTGCTTTGTCACTCGCGAAGCGCGGTGTTTTTGTCGGCTTGTACTTGCTAGCTATTCATATGCTACTCAATCGTCACGAAGATTTGTTTCGACGTGTCTTGCTCGTCTCATTGGTTGTAGTGGCCTTCGGTGCTCTAGCAAGTTTGATTTATCAATATGGTGTGTTGGATAAACCTAAAGCATTCAGAGCTTATCGAATTGACCGAATGGGAATTGGCGATTTGGTAAATTACGGTTGGCCTGTAGCGGCAGGAATTTTCAATGGAGCTGTCGCTACTTGGGTGATAGGGGTAGTGTTAGAGAGGCGAAGCGATCGTCGTAGTTTCCTGTTTTGGCTGATGCTTTTTTTTGTATTAGCTGCTTATGTTTTTATGACAGGTACCCGGGGAGCGTGTTTCGCCCTAATGGGTAGCTGTATATTGGCAGTGTTGATGCACCGCTCCAAGCGTGGTTTGTGGGGGATTTGCTTATGTATCCTGCTCACTCTTGGTGCGGGTATTATCCTCTGGGATCAGATTATTGAGGAGGTAAGCAAACGTCAGTTATCTGGCCGCGGGCCAATCTGGGATTATTACTTCCAGGTTATGTCAGGCCATTGGCTATTTGGACATGGTTTAGGAACACCGTTCACGTATTTATGGCCGGATGGGAAGATGATTTCTCCTCATGCTCACAGTCTCTTCTTGCAGCAAGTATATGATAGTGGGCTAGTCTCACTTTTCTTGATGGTTATAGGTCTAATGGGGTTGTGCTATAGGGCTTGGACGCTGCGAGATAACCCATGGATCCGGCTTGCATTCCCTGCTTTACTTTTTGCGATAATCGCGATGTTGACTGATGTCGAACGAATTTACACGCGGCCCGGTGATTACTGGACGGTCTTCTGGCTGCCGGTTGCCATCTTGTTAGCAGTGTCAAATAAAAAGCCGCACGCGCATTAG
- a CDS encoding undecaprenyl-phosphate glucose phosphotransferase: protein MQAIPRYRPTFAERYPVPFFVALLDFLTVLLAGILAHYYRFGTLEMTGRYNSATMLTAIVVVLCLGMGGVYGSQRGYAFLRQFSVLLAGWLAAAGILLSLTFFLKISENYSRIWFSTMLVAGGGLSLLLRLSVFLLLRRLRASGLNLKTVLLVDSGGRLASQLSNGPALDEYGFKVVYSLPFQLEKAWLEELVAKVNELGVHEVWLCLPLSDGGGIHSIMYALRHHTVAVRFIPEWEDIPLLNHRVSHIAGVYSLDLSCSPMDGPPRLLKRLEDLVVGSLISLMIAPICLIIAIAIKLTSKGPVLFKQYRTGINGKCFKVYKFRSMVLHDENSGGVTQATRNDSRITKVGAFLRRTSLDELPQFFNVLQGRMSIVGPRPHALSHNEYYKELVESYMQRHKVKPGITGWAQVSGYRGETDTLEKMQKRVEYDLWYIDNWSLWLDLRIIVMTVFKGFVNKNAY from the coding sequence ATGCAAGCTATCCCTCGTTATAGGCCAACCTTTGCCGAGCGTTATCCCGTGCCCTTTTTTGTGGCGCTACTGGATTTTTTGACAGTCCTCCTAGCAGGAATCCTGGCTCATTACTACCGTTTCGGCACCTTAGAAATGACCGGTCGCTATAACAGCGCAACAATGCTGACGGCGATTGTGGTCGTGCTTTGTCTGGGAATGGGGGGGGTGTACGGCTCCCAACGAGGGTACGCATTCCTTCGTCAGTTCAGTGTGCTGCTGGCTGGCTGGTTAGCGGCGGCGGGTATTCTGTTGTCGTTGACTTTCTTTCTTAAAATATCCGAAAACTACTCACGAATTTGGTTTAGCACCATGCTTGTAGCGGGGGGGGGATTAAGCCTTTTGCTTCGGTTGAGCGTCTTTTTACTGTTGAGACGTTTGCGAGCTTCAGGGCTGAACCTTAAAACAGTCCTACTCGTGGACTCGGGAGGGAGGTTGGCAAGCCAGTTGAGTAACGGCCCTGCGCTCGACGAGTATGGTTTCAAGGTCGTTTATAGCCTGCCCTTCCAATTGGAAAAAGCCTGGCTGGAAGAACTAGTTGCAAAGGTTAACGAATTGGGAGTACATGAGGTCTGGTTATGCTTACCGCTGAGCGATGGGGGTGGGATTCATTCGATTATGTATGCGCTTCGCCATCATACCGTTGCGGTTCGATTTATTCCAGAGTGGGAAGACATCCCGCTTTTAAACCACAGGGTGAGTCATATAGCGGGAGTCTATTCACTGGACTTGAGTTGCAGTCCCATGGATGGACCCCCTCGCTTGCTGAAGCGATTGGAGGACCTTGTAGTCGGTTCATTAATTTCATTGATGATTGCTCCGATTTGTTTAATTATTGCAATAGCAATAAAGTTGACTTCGAAAGGCCCTGTATTGTTTAAGCAGTATCGGACTGGTATTAATGGGAAATGCTTTAAAGTTTATAAGTTTAGGTCTATGGTGTTGCATGATGAGAATTCGGGGGGGGTAACGCAGGCGACTCGAAACGATTCGCGTATAACGAAGGTTGGTGCTTTTTTAAGGCGAACAAGTCTTGATGAGTTACCGCAGTTTTTCAATGTCTTGCAAGGTCGCATGTCTATCGTGGGCCCGCGACCTCACGCGTTATCACATAATGAATACTATAAAGAATTGGTTGAGTCCTATATGCAGCGGCATAAGGTCAAGCCCGGTATAACGGGCTGGGCGCAAGTCAGTGGTTATCGTGGCGAGACTGATACGCTCGAAAAGATGCAAAAAAGAGTAGAGTATGATTTGTGGTATATTGATAATTGGTCGCTTTGGCTCGATTTGCGAATAATTGTCATGACTGTGTTTAAAGGTTTTGTTAATAAGAATGCGTATTGA
- a CDS encoding acyltransferase family protein, whose amino-acid sequence MDTRVLTGLRFLAAAIVVVFHFGSNVGLVDSVGKGFLTAGPQMVGFFFVLSGFIMAYVYLERPRFHVGEYFIARFARIVPVYMLALLVLLCFRSFGVWQLIVDVTLLKAWFPQFAGWGNYPGWSISVELFFYALFPLALFLMREVKASAFSFSVFAILVWAFSQLVLANLFYSDFYKVGGKLSHALIFYFPISHLASFIVGLATAFLLIAYKADLASRRAVLLAFFGVLASACAIYFALNFRVSSLLGFKILNAAGGLAPLYAFFIFAIVVSSRLFSWLLANRISVILGEASYALYILQLPVFLAFKALFSEWYVRAGDSAFYLYFLFLVFLSIVVFVFVERPFRDMVNNSYRKLALKRKELYVV is encoded by the coding sequence ATGGATACGCGGGTCTTGACGGGATTGAGGTTTTTAGCTGCAGCGATAGTTGTGGTTTTTCATTTTGGTAGTAATGTCGGCTTGGTGGATTCTGTCGGGAAAGGATTTCTGACAGCAGGGCCACAAATGGTTGGTTTTTTCTTTGTGCTCTCCGGCTTCATTATGGCTTATGTTTACTTGGAACGTCCTAGATTCCATGTTGGTGAGTATTTCATTGCTAGGTTTGCTAGAATTGTTCCTGTATACATGCTGGCATTATTGGTGCTTTTATGCTTCAGGTCTTTTGGTGTTTGGCAATTGATTGTCGACGTGACCCTTCTTAAAGCATGGTTTCCTCAATTTGCTGGCTGGGGAAACTATCCCGGGTGGTCAATTTCTGTCGAGCTATTCTTCTATGCACTATTCCCGTTAGCTCTCTTCTTGATGAGAGAAGTTAAGGCTTCGGCATTTTCCTTTTCTGTCTTTGCAATCTTGGTCTGGGCTTTTTCACAGCTTGTACTTGCTAATCTGTTTTATTCAGATTTCTACAAGGTTGGTGGGAAATTAAGTCATGCATTGATATTCTATTTTCCAATATCTCACTTGGCAAGTTTTATAGTTGGACTTGCAACCGCGTTTTTGTTAATAGCTTATAAGGCAGATTTGGCATCGCGCCGGGCGGTGCTACTCGCATTTTTTGGGGTCCTGGCGTCGGCGTGCGCTATATATTTTGCGCTAAATTTCCGTGTTTCCAGTTTGCTTGGATTTAAGATATTGAATGCAGCGGGCGGATTAGCTCCGCTTTACGCTTTCTTTATTTTCGCTATAGTGGTTTCCTCTCGTTTGTTTTCATGGCTATTGGCGAATAGGATTTCAGTTATTCTGGGTGAAGCTAGCTATGCTCTTTATATATTGCAGCTGCCTGTGTTTCTAGCCTTCAAGGCATTGTTTTCTGAGTGGTATGTCCGCGCAGGAGATTCTGCATTCTATTTGTATTTTCTGTTTCTTGTTTTTCTTTCAATCGTTGTGTTTGTATTCGTGGAGCGGCCTTTTCGGGATATGGTGAATAATTCTTATCGAAAGCTTGCCTTGAAGCGCAAGGAGTTATATGTGGTGTAA
- a CDS encoding KpsF/GutQ family sugar-phosphate isomerase has product MEHITSKVELMLNYVASARRVFQIESEAVAALSDRIDENFSKAVAHIVSSHGRVIICGMGKSGIIGKKIAATLASTGTPSFFMHPGEAYHGDLGMVASADVFIAISNSGETEEVVKLLPFLKDNGNFLIAITGNPSSSLARAADCHLDVRVDQEACPLQLAPTSSTTATLAMGDALAVTLMEVRGFKPENFARLHPGGSLGRRLLRFVEDEMVEDELPFVGEGAKVLDVIQAMTHASLGLAIVRSDTGWGVITDGDIRRAIECYGEEVFSKTAQELMSADPVMICTGTRIEDALAVMEKRQITALLVLKGDDVVGVFKK; this is encoded by the coding sequence ATGGAACATATTACGAGTAAGGTTGAGCTTATGCTGAATTATGTAGCCTCGGCGCGGAGGGTTTTCCAAATCGAGTCTGAGGCTGTAGCTGCGCTCTCAGACAGGATTGACGAGAATTTCAGTAAAGCAGTAGCTCATATAGTGAGCTCCCATGGTAGGGTAATCATTTGCGGTATGGGAAAGTCTGGGATCATTGGTAAGAAAATAGCAGCCACGCTCGCAAGTACCGGTACGCCAAGTTTCTTTATGCATCCTGGTGAGGCCTATCATGGTGATTTAGGTATGGTGGCAAGCGCGGACGTGTTTATTGCTATTTCTAACTCTGGGGAGACTGAAGAAGTTGTCAAGCTGCTGCCTTTTTTAAAGGATAATGGAAACTTCCTGATTGCAATTACCGGAAATCCATCATCTTCGTTGGCGCGAGCCGCAGATTGTCATCTTGACGTTCGAGTTGATCAAGAAGCTTGCCCTTTGCAACTAGCTCCCACATCTTCTACTACTGCTACCTTGGCGATGGGGGACGCTTTAGCGGTGACCTTAATGGAGGTCAGAGGATTTAAGCCTGAAAATTTTGCTCGTTTACATCCAGGTGGATCTTTGGGTCGTCGTCTTTTACGCTTTGTCGAAGATGAGATGGTAGAGGACGAACTACCGTTTGTGGGTGAGGGCGCAAAAGTCTTAGATGTAATCCAGGCAATGACTCATGCGTCATTAGGGTTGGCGATTGTTAGATCAGATACAGGCTGGGGGGTGATAACTGACGGAGATATTCGGCGGGCGATTGAATGCTACGGCGAAGAAGTGTTCTCCAAGACAGCTCAGGAGCTGATGAGCGCGGATCCTGTAATGATTTGTACGGGGACTCGAATAGAGGATGCTTTGGCAGTCATGGAAAAACGTCAGATTACCGCTTTGCTAGTGCTAAAGGGTGACGATGTTGTCGGCGTGTTTAAAAAGTAA
- the kdsA gene encoding 3-deoxy-8-phosphooctulonate synthase → MPIDAVTVHISEKIAVANNKPFVLFGGINVLEDLDSTLRAAEHFVEVTQKLNIPYVFKASFDKANRSSIRSYRGVGLEEGLRMFSEVKARFGCPIITDVHEIEQAAPVAEVVDVLQLPAFLARQTDLVVAIAKTGRAVNIKKPQFLSPSQIKHITGKIQEAGNDKIILCERGSQFGYDNLVVDMLGFQEMIEASGGYPAIFDVTHSLQRRDAGSEASGGRRRQVAELARAGMAVGLAGLFLEAHANPDQARCDGPSALPLDKLEPFLAQIKVLDDIVKAFPVMDIC, encoded by the coding sequence ATGCCCATCGATGCTGTTACCGTCCACATTAGTGAGAAAATTGCTGTTGCGAATAATAAACCGTTCGTACTGTTCGGTGGTATCAACGTGCTTGAAGACTTGGACAGTACCCTTCGTGCGGCCGAGCATTTTGTAGAGGTCACCCAGAAGCTGAATATCCCTTATGTATTCAAGGCTAGCTTCGACAAGGCAAATCGCAGTTCAATTAGGTCATATCGTGGTGTCGGCTTGGAGGAAGGCCTGCGTATGTTTTCGGAGGTGAAGGCGCGCTTTGGCTGCCCAATCATTACTGACGTGCATGAGATCGAGCAGGCAGCGCCTGTTGCCGAGGTCGTTGATGTGCTGCAGCTTCCGGCTTTTCTCGCCCGTCAGACTGATTTGGTAGTGGCTATCGCCAAGACCGGGCGCGCGGTAAACATTAAAAAGCCTCAGTTCCTTTCACCTTCGCAAATAAAACACATTACTGGGAAAATTCAAGAAGCTGGTAATGACAAAATAATCTTGTGCGAGCGCGGTAGTCAGTTTGGCTATGACAATTTGGTAGTCGATATGCTCGGTTTCCAAGAAATGATTGAGGCGTCGGGTGGTTACCCCGCGATTTTCGATGTTACCCATAGCTTGCAACGGCGTGATGCCGGCAGCGAGGCTTCAGGTGGGCGCCGCCGTCAGGTCGCAGAGCTTGCCCGAGCGGGTATGGCTGTAGGTTTAGCCGGGTTATTCCTGGAGGCTCATGCAAATCCCGATCAGGCGCGATGCGACGGCCCTAGTGCTTTGCCGCTGGATAAGCTAGAACCTTTCCTGGCTCAAATTAAGGTTTTGGACGATATTGTGAAGGCTTTCCCAGTTATGGATATTTGCTAA
- a CDS encoding acyltransferase yields the protein MTTTLRLRASAQFCSMRDLEVHNLFKVAWAIRGLLYKIVFGQFSMPSYIGPPIFLFRSRRMYVGKRVRIFPNLRAECHGIGRLFIHDNVAIGQGLHVTCMGDLHIGESTLITGYVSITDIEHEYESIGVPVLDQITTWKKTEIGKNCFIGMGARIQAGTILGDGCIVGANSVVRGKFPDFCVIVGSPARIVKRYDPVSAQWQRC from the coding sequence ATGACGACGACGCTCAGGCTACGCGCATCCGCGCAGTTTTGCTCAATGAGAGATCTTGAAGTGCACAATTTATTTAAAGTGGCGTGGGCGATACGAGGGCTATTGTATAAAATAGTCTTCGGCCAATTTTCTATGCCGAGTTATATCGGTCCGCCAATATTTCTATTCCGGTCTCGACGTATGTATGTGGGTAAGCGTGTACGTATTTTTCCGAATTTGCGAGCAGAATGTCACGGTATAGGTCGCTTGTTTATACATGATAATGTGGCGATTGGGCAAGGGCTACATGTCACCTGTATGGGAGATCTGCATATCGGGGAAAGTACGCTTATCACAGGTTATGTCTCCATTACCGATATTGAGCACGAGTACGAGTCTATTGGTGTCCCAGTATTGGATCAAATTACAACTTGGAAGAAAACGGAGATTGGCAAAAACTGCTTTATTGGAATGGGCGCACGTATACAGGCGGGAACCATTTTAGGTGATGGGTGCATAGTGGGTGCCAATTCAGTTGTTCGGGGTAAGTTCCCAGACTTTTGTGTAATCGTCGGCTCACCTGCTCGCATCGTGAAACGCTATGATCCCGTCTCCGCACAGTGGCAGCGTTGCTAA
- a CDS encoding lipopolysaccharide biosynthesis protein, whose product MNFKRVAAVLNTLILRGLGSGIAVLFTVMVSRHLPTDSAARFFLLFNISTIAAVCFRWGLDEVIIRRVAKLSAEEIPKTAQHLAALSHRRVALWVVICLLLLSVVVWHPTFQNTLVAIDTLSLINAIFAAAFVALSACIARILQGSGRTNLATFLLNIVVPGLSLLGLLVLISSKKADARDLILLYTCVSAVVYLFTTISFYGNPLGLLLMAYKLKWEGVDSSAANKLGVVVLAQQVLGWAALLIVPYSYGDEAYKGFVVVQKLATLISLAMLAVNFTFSRRFASLYAAGDLQQLRRIVRYSLLTIMIASIGGALFLVLTRQWLFAYAEVSNNMTTMLLILLISQLFFSISALFSIVLSMAHDDNFLFITQAAINGVGSLVFITASHFFSLEAVSVSLVCSYALLSFVLGVRVYSLFIIPQDEQK is encoded by the coding sequence ATGAACTTTAAGCGTGTGGCTGCTGTACTTAATACACTTATTCTTCGTGGCTTAGGTTCTGGAATTGCAGTGTTGTTTACTGTTATGGTCTCGCGTCATTTGCCTACAGATTCAGCCGCGCGGTTTTTCTTATTGTTCAACATTAGCACTATCGCAGCGGTCTGCTTCCGTTGGGGGTTAGATGAAGTCATTATCCGTCGGGTAGCTAAACTGTCTGCAGAGGAGATCCCGAAAACGGCGCAGCACTTGGCGGCCCTTTCACATCGGCGCGTGGCTCTCTGGGTAGTTATTTGCTTGTTATTATTATCTGTAGTGGTTTGGCATCCAACGTTTCAAAACACCTTGGTGGCGATTGATACACTCAGTCTGATAAACGCTATATTCGCTGCTGCATTTGTGGCATTGTCAGCATGTATTGCCCGCATTTTGCAAGGCAGTGGTCGTACCAACTTGGCGACTTTTCTTCTAAACATCGTAGTGCCAGGGCTGTCCCTTCTTGGCCTACTTGTGTTGATCAGTAGCAAGAAGGCTGATGCTCGTGATCTTATTCTCCTCTATACTTGTGTATCTGCCGTAGTGTATCTCTTCACTACCATAAGCTTTTACGGTAATCCGCTGGGTTTGCTTTTGATGGCATATAAGCTGAAGTGGGAGGGTGTCGATAGCAGTGCTGCCAACAAATTAGGCGTAGTTGTACTAGCACAGCAAGTACTAGGATGGGCAGCTCTACTCATTGTTCCATATTCATATGGCGACGAGGCGTATAAAGGGTTCGTAGTGGTGCAAAAACTTGCCACGCTCATTAGTTTGGCTATGTTGGCAGTTAACTTCACTTTTTCAAGACGCTTCGCATCATTATATGCCGCAGGCGACTTGCAGCAACTCCGAAGAATAGTCCGATATTCCCTGCTAACCATAATGATAGCTAGCATAGGGGGCGCACTATTTCTTGTGCTGACTCGTCAATGGTTGTTTGCCTATGCAGAGGTAAGCAATAATATGACGACAATGCTTCTTATTTTGTTGATAAGTCAATTGTTTTTTTCGATTTCTGCTTTGTTTTCAATAGTGCTGAGTATGGCGCATGACGATAACTTTTTGTTTATCACCCAAGCTGCGATCAATGGGGTGGGGAGCTTAGTATTCATTACGGCCAGTCACTTCTTCTCCCTGGAGGCAGTCTCGGTGTCTTTGGTTTGCTCTTACGCATTACTTTCGTTCGTCCTTGGTGTGCGCGTGTATAGTCTATTTATTATTCCCCAGGACGAGCAGAAATGA
- a CDS encoding NAD-dependent epimerase/dehydratase family protein has protein sequence MKILITGGAGFIGSALAIALAERGDEITVLDNLSPQIHGENPETSALVQRLPASVRFVTGDVRDRAAWAAVLAGQEVVVHLAAETGTGQSMYEIDRYVDVNARGTSLLLDILAKKEAGSESVRRLVVASSRAIYGEGKYQGRNGFVYPGARSLRDLQAGIFECRDPETGDIATPVPTDESSRIHPSSIYGITKQVQEQLMLTGGASLGIGAVALRYQNVYGPGQSLKNPYTGILSIFSTLLLQGKDVNIFEDGKESRDFVFIDDVIDATIAAIDSDVTGTAYNVGTGEATDVLTVAHLLKSNYGVGGEIKVSGNFRIGDIRHNIADLSNIKHDIGFVPKVSFIEGVKAFSQWVKTQEISDSGYERSVNELRVKGLLK, from the coding sequence ATGAAAATTCTCATCACTGGCGGCGCGGGCTTCATCGGTAGCGCGCTGGCAATTGCACTTGCGGAACGAGGAGATGAGATAACTGTTCTGGATAATCTTTCGCCACAAATTCATGGTGAAAATCCTGAAACATCTGCGCTTGTCCAGCGCTTGCCTGCTTCGGTTCGTTTTGTAACAGGGGATGTTCGTGATCGTGCTGCCTGGGCAGCCGTATTGGCGGGGCAAGAGGTGGTTGTGCACCTGGCTGCTGAAACCGGCACGGGCCAATCCATGTACGAGATTGACCGCTATGTAGACGTCAATGCTCGCGGTACATCTTTGCTGCTAGACATCTTGGCAAAAAAGGAAGCTGGCAGTGAATCCGTGCGCCGTCTGGTGGTTGCGTCTTCACGAGCGATTTATGGTGAGGGCAAGTATCAAGGCCGAAATGGCTTCGTCTACCCGGGTGCACGGTCCTTGAGAGACTTGCAAGCTGGCATCTTCGAATGCAGAGACCCGGAAACTGGTGATATTGCCACACCCGTACCGACCGATGAGTCCTCGCGCATTCATCCTAGCTCGATCTACGGCATTACGAAACAAGTACAGGAGCAGTTGATGCTCACTGGAGGTGCGTCTTTGGGCATCGGTGCTGTGGCGCTGCGATACCAAAATGTGTACGGTCCTGGTCAGTCACTGAAAAATCCTTACACAGGTATCCTCTCGATTTTCTCCACATTGCTCTTGCAGGGCAAAGATGTGAACATATTCGAGGACGGCAAAGAGAGCCGCGACTTCGTTTTTATCGATGACGTGATTGACGCGACCATCGCAGCTATTGATTCGGACGTAACGGGCACTGCTTATAATGTGGGCACGGGAGAGGCCACAGACGTATTGACCGTAGCGCACTTGCTCAAATCCAATTACGGTGTTGGGGGCGAAATCAAGGTTTCCGGTAATTTCCGTATCGGAGATATTCGTCATAATATCGCTGATCTCTCTAATATTAAGCATGATATCGGCTTCGTCCCAAAAGTTTCCTTCATCGAAGGCGTCAAGGCATTTTCGCAGTGGGTGAAAACCCAAGAAATCAGTGATTCTGGCTATGAGCGCTCGGTTAATGAGTTACGAGTTAAGGGTTTATTAAAGTGA